In a genomic window of Nodosilinea sp. E11:
- a CDS encoding EAL domain-containing protein — translation MISRFKRRLPLLASILGVSLIPPTIFLSISYFDYISTARASLRANVDNGVQRIDFLLKNGNDVLLDVARNVDPNDPMAKAMLERIVYDNPTFREIGIINDQGFLLLTSFGLVDPPKKISFDQRSNPNDDSLQILGPLQTAIMGEESIILSLPTQGLGEVNALVNPIILTEPWGTDRSLHLGTDGFFAYINTRSGEVLAGIGNIPSLETIKHEEVNKLIRFSRTSYNGDVLVISEVPRSLVLKRWRRMLFISGPIATLCSGLMFVLALQLVKQLEGLDCELKIGLENKELVIHYQPILNLMTRECVGSEALLRWYHPKQGVLSPGVFIPVAEKTGLINKIGEWVVKQAAQEQEHLYNQYSDLYTSINVSPGQLNSGSLDNLINWFQQPSETNQLCQPSRFVFEVTESAAAIRSGTITTDILSRLRTLGSRIALDDFGQGYSGLSYLHQLDIDILKIDRFYVAAINKNSQITNILESIIDLGHKMGFTMVAEGIETEEQHLFLCSHHVEYGQGWLYSRPIPIQEFEQFLIKSRSLIDD, via the coding sequence ATGATCAGTCGTTTTAAAAGACGGCTTCCACTTTTAGCAAGTATTTTGGGAGTCAGCCTAATTCCGCCCACCATATTTTTAAGCATTTCCTATTTCGACTATATCAGCACTGCCAGAGCATCACTAAGAGCAAATGTTGACAACGGTGTTCAACGAATTGACTTCTTACTAAAGAATGGCAACGATGTCCTACTAGATGTAGCAAGAAACGTTGATCCCAACGATCCCATGGCCAAAGCAATGCTAGAGAGAATAGTTTATGACAATCCTACTTTTCGAGAAATTGGCATCATTAATGACCAAGGTTTTTTGCTTTTGACTAGCTTTGGCTTGGTTGACCCTCCCAAAAAGATTTCGTTTGATCAACGCTCTAATCCTAACGATGATTCATTGCAAATTCTAGGGCCACTTCAAACAGCTATCATGGGAGAAGAGTCTATTATTTTAAGTCTGCCTACCCAAGGGCTTGGCGAGGTAAATGCTCTAGTAAATCCGATTATCTTAACAGAACCATGGGGAACTGACCGCTCTTTACACCTTGGCACTGACGGTTTTTTTGCCTATATCAATACAAGAAGTGGCGAAGTTTTAGCAGGAATTGGCAACATCCCTTCTCTTGAAACAATAAAGCATGAAGAAGTGAATAAATTGATTCGGTTTAGTCGAACATCGTACAATGGCGATGTGCTGGTCATTAGCGAGGTGCCCAGAAGTTTGGTCTTAAAAAGATGGCGCAGGATGCTATTTATCAGCGGCCCGATAGCCACATTATGCAGTGGACTTATGTTTGTGTTGGCTCTGCAACTGGTTAAGCAGTTAGAAGGATTAGATTGTGAACTAAAAATTGGACTAGAAAATAAAGAATTGGTGATTCATTATCAACCCATTCTCAACCTAATGACCCGTGAATGCGTCGGTTCTGAGGCGTTACTGCGGTGGTATCATCCCAAGCAGGGGGTTTTATCACCTGGAGTATTTATCCCTGTCGCCGAAAAAACTGGCTTGATTAACAAAATCGGAGAATGGGTGGTCAAGCAGGCCGCCCAGGAGCAAGAACATCTGTATAATCAATATTCAGATTTATATACATCTATTAATGTTTCGCCAGGTCAGTTGAACTCTGGCAGCCTAGATAATCTTATAAACTGGTTTCAGCAACCATCAGAGACAAATCAACTCTGCCAACCTAGTCGATTTGTCTTTGAAGTAACTGAATCTGCAGCAGCAATTAGATCTGGAACTATTACAACTGATATTTTATCTCGTCTGCGTACATTGGGATCTCGTATTGCTCTAGACGACTTCGGGCAGGGATATTCAGGTTTAAGTTATCTGCACCAGTTGGACATTGACATATTGAAAATTGATCGGTTCTACGTTGCAGCCATTAACAAAAATTCCCAAATTACTAATATTCTAGAAAGCATTATTGATTTGGGTCATAAAATGGGATTCACTATGGTGGCAGAGGGTATTGAAACTGAAGAACAACACCTATTTCTTTGCAGTCACCATGTTGAGTATGGTCAGGGCTGGCTATATTCTAGGCCGATTCCTATCCAAGAGTTTGAGCAGTTCCTTATTAAATCAAGATCACT